The Candidatus Aminicenantes bacterium genome contains a region encoding:
- a CDS encoding peptide MFS transporter, translating to MFKEHPKGLFVAFFANMGERFGFYTMVAIFVLFVQAKYGLDAGAASQVYGLFMAAVYFFPLLGGLLADRVLGYGKTIGLGLVVMFSGYLLLALPTRIGSGFVLTLAALAVIAVGTGMFKGNLQALVGNQYDDPQYSAKRDRAFTIFYMGINIGAVFAPTAAEKISNWILSTAHYFYDARIPAMANSFLKNTLADVNGYLAIARAQDAAVTLDTLKPFSENYINTLSKSYHYGFGVACVSLILSMLIFWGFRKYYKKADMTEKQKSKSATLKAEMIELTPQQTRERVTALGLVFFVVIFFWMAFHQSGVTMTYFARDYTVPSVGKITNLWFDLFALLPIFLAIVGLIFVLRKGSKPLFKALGAAAFVVFGLLAYFRYSSYTANNPFSPQKFQHFNPFFIVALGPLVIAFFAWLNRKGKEPSSPRKIGFGMLLTAAAFSILIVGSLGLASPKELGGLVAPAGMLVSPYWLISTYLILTIAELFLSPIGISFVSRVAPPKYKGMAQGGWFTATALGNYLLSVIGSLWLKVPLWALWLILVGCALLSATFIFSVMKRLERTTKA from the coding sequence ATGTTTAAAGAGCATCCAAAAGGATTGTTCGTCGCCTTTTTCGCCAATATGGGAGAGCGCTTCGGTTTTTATACCATGGTGGCCATCTTCGTCCTTTTCGTCCAGGCCAAGTACGGTCTGGACGCCGGCGCCGCCAGCCAGGTCTACGGCCTCTTCATGGCCGCCGTATACTTTTTCCCGCTGCTCGGCGGACTGCTGGCCGACCGCGTCCTGGGCTACGGCAAGACGATCGGCCTGGGGCTGGTGGTCATGTTCAGCGGCTACCTGCTGCTGGCCCTGCCCACGCGCATCGGCAGCGGTTTCGTCCTAACTCTGGCGGCTCTGGCCGTTATCGCCGTGGGCACCGGGATGTTCAAGGGCAACCTGCAGGCACTGGTCGGCAACCAGTACGATGACCCGCAGTACAGCGCCAAGCGCGACCGGGCCTTCACCATTTTTTACATGGGCATCAACATCGGCGCCGTGTTCGCCCCGACCGCCGCCGAAAAGATCAGCAACTGGATTCTGTCCACGGCCCATTATTTCTACGACGCCCGCATTCCGGCCATGGCCAACAGCTTCCTGAAAAATACCCTGGCCGACGTCAACGGTTATCTGGCCATCGCCCGCGCCCAGGACGCCGCGGTCACCCTGGACACGCTGAAACCGTTCTCGGAAAACTACATCAATACCTTAAGCAAGTCCTACCACTACGGCTTTGGCGTGGCCTGCGTCAGCCTGATCCTGTCCATGCTGATCTTCTGGGGATTCCGCAAATACTACAAGAAAGCCGACATGACTGAAAAACAGAAATCGAAATCAGCAACCCTGAAAGCCGAGATGATCGAACTCACCCCGCAGCAGACCCGGGAGCGGGTCACCGCCCTGGGCCTGGTGTTTTTCGTGGTCATCTTCTTCTGGATGGCTTTTCACCAGAGCGGAGTAACCATGACCTACTTCGCCCGCGACTACACCGTGCCCAGCGTGGGCAAGATCACCAACCTCTGGTTCGATCTCTTCGCCCTGCTGCCCATATTCCTTGCCATTGTCGGCCTGATTTTTGTGCTGCGCAAGGGAAGCAAGCCATTGTTCAAGGCGCTGGGCGCTGCCGCTTTTGTCGTTTTCGGCCTGCTGGCCTATTTCCGTTACAGCAGCTATACCGCCAACAACCCGTTCTCGCCGCAGAAATTCCAGCACTTCAACCCCTTTTTCATCGTCGCCCTGGGGCCGCTGGTGATCGCCTTCTTCGCCTGGCTGAACCGCAAAGGAAAGGAACCATCGTCACCGCGCAAGATCGGCTTCGGCATGCTGCTCACCGCGGCGGCATTCTCCATCCTGATCGTCGGCTCGCTCGGCCTGGCCAGCCCCAAGGAACTGGGCGGCCTGGTGGCGCCGGCCGGCATGCTGGTCTCCCCCTACTGGCTGATCTCCACCTACCTGATCCTGACCATCGCCGAACTCTTCCTCAGTCCCATCGGTATCTCGTTCGTCTCGCGCGTGGCGCCGCCCAAGTACAAGGGCATGGCCCAGGGGGGCTGGTTCACAGCCACCGCTTTGGGCAACTACCTACTCAGCGTCATCGGCTCGCTGTGGCTGAAGGTGCCCCTGTGGGCCTTGTGGCTGATCCTGGTCGGTTGCGCCCTGCTCTCGGCCACGTTCATTTTCTCGGTGATGAAGCGCCTGGAACGCACGACCAAGGCCTGA
- a CDS encoding YqaJ viral recombinase family protein, with product MHTQSPQSFIRLDFEQSSHEWLSWRREGIGASDAPVIMGLSPWQKEDELLLLKTGQKAERPANDAMERGKRLEPVARQAYVDHTGIVIEPMSVQSREHAWMRASLDGLSPDNSHVVEIKCPGEKDHSLAAAGSVPGKYYPQLQHILAVTGLTEIYYWSFRYGHTVLLKVDRDETFIAELLEKEVAFWTRVAAISAGLASAAI from the coding sequence ATGCATACACAATCTCCCCAATCCTTCATCAGGCTGGATTTCGAACAGAGCAGCCATGAGTGGCTTTCCTGGCGCCGGGAAGGGATCGGCGCTTCCGACGCCCCGGTGATCATGGGCCTTTCCCCCTGGCAGAAAGAAGACGAACTGCTCCTGCTCAAGACGGGACAGAAGGCCGAAAGACCGGCCAATGACGCCATGGAGCGCGGCAAGCGGCTGGAACCCGTGGCCCGGCAGGCGTATGTCGACCACACCGGCATTGTGATTGAGCCGATGAGCGTCCAATCGCGCGAGCATGCCTGGATGCGGGCCAGCCTGGATGGGTTGAGCCCCGACAACAGTCACGTGGTCGAGATCAAATGCCCGGGGGAGAAGGACCACAGCCTAGCCGCAGCCGGCAGCGTTCCCGGCAAATACTACCCGCAGTTGCAGCACATCCTGGCTGTGACCGGTCTGACGGAAATTTATTACTGGAGTTTTCGCTACGGCCATACCGTATTGCTGAAAGTTGACAGAGATGAAACTTTTATCGCCGAGCTGCTAGAAAAAGAAGTCGCATTCTGGACGCGGGTCGCGGCGATTTCAGCCGGGCTTGCGTCGGCCGCCATATAA